A portion of the Chiloscyllium punctatum isolate Juve2018m chromosome 5, sChiPun1.3, whole genome shotgun sequence genome contains these proteins:
- the LOC140476731 gene encoding uncharacterized protein: protein MGMCVSKEVSKEELRKSIKRQKAVPSEEDEALLVAELRSQLKTVYGHNSLGLAMMEMTEIPKITWQVTEVEKLNVSHNFLLSISPSVENLQNLVILNLLGNQLAALPKEIGSLRKLKVLFADWNCLREVPQELSRCKKLQVLSLSYNMISSLPESFEDLRQLEKLNLSNNRFVQLPTCVYRMRRLTFLHIGCNKIENISESVGQLENMRIFIAEKNRLRFLPKSICLLRPLMLLNVNYNEIENLPTSLPMLTELERVACHSLDKGLHVKCNPLAKPLPDLIQEGLEPLYDYLKPKRDNK, encoded by the coding sequence atgggaatgtgtgtgtcAAAGGAGGTTTCAAAAGAAGAGCTAAGGAAATCAATCAAAAGGCAAAAAGCAGTACCTTCAGAAGAGGATGAAGCACTTTTGGTTGCCGAGTTGAGGAGTCAGCTGAAGACTGTTTATGGCCACAACTCCCTGGGGTTAGCAATGATGGAAATGACAGAAATCCCTAAAATTACATGGCAGGTAACGGAGGTAGAGAAACTAAATGTGTCACATAATTTTCTTCTGAGCATTAGTCCCAGTGTTGAGAACCTTCAGAATCTGGTTATTCTAAATTTGCTGGGAAACCAGTTGGCTGCTTTGCCAAAAGAAATTGGGTCTTTGAGGAAACTGAAGGTCCTGTTTGCCGACTGGAATTGTCTCAGAGAAGTTCCACAAGAACTGAGCCGCTGCAAAAAACTCCAGGTTCTCAGTCTCTCTTACAATATGATTTCATCGCTCCCAGAGAGCTTCGAAGACCTGAGGCAACTGGAAAAGCTCAATTTGAGCAACAACCGGTTTGTGCAATTGCCCACCTGTGTCTACCGGATGAGGAGATTAACCTTCTTGCACATCGGCTGCAACAAAATTGAAAACATTTCTGAAAGCGTTGGCCAACTGGAAAACATGAGGATATTTATTGCAGAGAAGAATAGGCTCAGATTCCTGCCGAAATCAATCTGTCTGTTGAGGCCACTCATGCTCCTTAATGTGAACTATAATGAGATTGAAAATCTCCCGACAAGCCTGCCCATGCTGACTGAGTTGGAAAGGGTAGCCTGTCATTCACTCGATAAGGGCCTTCATGTCAAGTGCAACCCCCTAGCAAAACCACTGCCAGACCTCATACAGGAGGGGCTGGAACCCCTCTATGATTATTTGAAGCCCAAAAGGGACAATAAATAA